The following are encoded in a window of Sminthopsis crassicaudata isolate SCR6 chromosome 5, ASM4859323v1, whole genome shotgun sequence genomic DNA:
- the LOC141544675 gene encoding uncharacterized protein LOC141544675, which produces MKLQSNYPGKSLPLNQNQLPFTKYEKIPSIIGEAIVGIGPVIDYKVGVQLEKPDPQKECSKDMKLQNNYPGKSLPLSQNQLASTRFGKMSSEEGEAVVGIGPVIDYKVGVKLEKPFPQKECSRDRKLQSNYPGKSLLWCQNQLPSTKFEKIPSKEDKAVIGIGPVIDYKIGVHLEKLVPQDFSKDMKLQDNYLSKSLPLSQNQLASTKFGKMPSEEGEAIVGIGPVVNYKVGIQLEKTVSQECSKDMKLQSNYTSKSLPLNQSQLPSSRFRKIPSQEEEVAVVGSGHVIDYKVGVHLEKPIPQKQYEPPLQKENWKEVKKDLEQELKYKEPSELPEMSSALANNLSDSVEKEKNKGPFSVGDLQSLSGQREDNPENVFLKDLKISFPKNVLQFSSYMCSKRRTPQSKNKPKIEPTCNVSEENIAYVAENIKRSDSKLVINEIKEDKLFGIEITFSQQKNITNLESDSGLLQSSGPGSHFGVQLMHSGNMTSINQEKKPELITARKCKKKTKHIETSFQNSHHNATSSINELRLGRHSLLYGDTISKMFLDKELKQDKQRLTNELGIMQAESLTFKKENIQPEKEVEEKKQNHQQNKMKTLDRKDDDKLTENRRASKANEQFSMESHQHGKDEENKIPAEEIPIMSISSKEYLVPVHHVLKG; this is translated from the exons ATGAAGTTGCAAAGTAATTATCCTGGCAAATCACTGCCACTGAATCAAAATCAATTACCATTCACCAAATATGAAAAGATTCCTTCCATAATAGGTGAAGCTATAGTTGGAATTGGGCCTGTCATTGACTATAAAGTTGGAGTTCAGTTAGAAAAACCAGACCCCCAGAAGGAGTGTTCCAAGGACATGAAATTGCAAAATAATTATCCTGGAAAATCACTGCCACTGAGTCAAAATCAATTAGCATCCACAAGATTTGGAAAGATGTCATCTGAAGAAGGTGAAGCTGTAGTTGGGATTGGGCCTGTTATTGACTATAAGGTTGGAGTTAAATTAGAAAAACCATTCCCCCAGAAGGAGTGTTCCCGAGATAGGAAATTGCAAAGTAATTATCCTGGCAAATCACTGCTATGGTGTCAAAATCAATTACCATCCACAAAATTTGAAAAGATTCCATCCAAAGAAGACAAGGCGGTAATTGGAATTGGACCTGTCATTGATTATAAGATAGGAGTTCATTTAGAAAAACTAGTCCCCCAGGACTTTTCCAAGGATATGAAGTTGCAAGATAATTACCTTAGTAAATCACTACCACTGAGTCAAAATCAATTAGCATCTACAAAATTTGGAAAGATGCCATCTGAAGAAGGTGAAGCTATAGTTGGGATTGGGCCTGTCGTTAACTATAAGGTAGGAATTCAATTAGAAAAAACAGTCTCCCAGGAGTGTTCCAAGGATATGAAGTTGCAAAGTAATTATACTAGCAAATCACTTCCACTGAATCAAAGTCAATTGCCATCCTCAAGATTTAGAAAGATTCCATCCCAAGAAGAAGAAGTTGCTGTAGTTGGAAGTGGGCATGTCATTGATTATAAGGTTGGAGTTCATTTAGAAAAACCAATTCCCCAGAAGCAGTATGAACCACCTCTACAAAAAGAGAActggaaagaagtaaagaaag ACTTGGAACAAGAATTGAAATATAAAGAACCATCAGAATTACCAGAAATGTCATCTGCCTTGGCAAATAACTTAAGTGATTctgtggaaaaagagaaaaataaaggtcCTTTCAGTGTAGGAGATCTTCAGTCACTTTCTGGACAAAGGGAAGATAATCcagaaaatgtctttttaaaggatttaaagATCAGCTTCCCAAAAAAtgttcttcagttttcttcttatATGTGCTCAAAAAGGAGGACCCCACAATCTAAGAATAAGCCAAAAATTGAACCTACTTGCAATGTAAGTGAAGAGAATATTGCTTATGttgcagaaaatataaaaagatctgACTCAAAATTagttataaatgaaataaaggaagataAATTGTTTGGTATTGAAATAACATTTAGTCAGCAGAAAAATATCACAAATTTGGAATCAGATTCAGGTTTGCTCCAATCAAGTGGCCCAGGAAGTCATTTTGGTGTCCAGCTTATGCATTCTGGCAATATGACATCAATCaaccaagaaaaaaaacctgaacttATTACtgcaagaaaatgtaaaaagaaaacaaaacatatagaAACCTCATTCCAGAATAGTCATCACAATGCCACTAGCTCTATAAATGAGCTAAGACTTGGGAGACACTCCCTTCTATATGGGGACACAATCTCAAAAATGTTCCTGGATAAAGAATTAAAGCAAGATAAACAAAGATTGACAAATGAATTAGGAATTATGCAAGCAGAGTCCCTGactttcaagaaagaaaatatacaaccAGAAAAAGAG gtggaagagaaaaaacaaaatcatcaacagaataaaatgaaaacattggacagaaaagatgatgataaattaaCTGAAAACAGGAGAGCTAGCAAAGCTAATGAGCAGTTTTCTATGGAGAGCCACCAGCAtggtaaagatgaggaaaataaaattcctgCGGAAGAAATTCCTATAATGAGCATTTCTTCCAAGGAATATTTAGTACCTGTCCACCATGTTTTAAAGGGGTAA